Sequence from the Clostridium butyricum genome:
TGGATGGGAGCTGCCTGTGGAAATACTACTTCTATAGCAAACGTTTTACGAATAGCTACAAGATATTCTAACCTGGATATAATTGAAGATATATACGGAATAAATATTCTTCCCCTTGCTACATTTGCATTAGAACAGTATAGAGATGATCCTTGTACTTCTTTCATCCCAAAAAATAATGATAAAAATTATGGAACTTCTGAAATCCAATTAGTCGCAAAAATGCATAAAGCTATTACAATCATTCAATTTAAACTTGAATATGAAATTATAAAAAGAAGACCTGAATTTAAATTAGATCATCGACTTCTACTAGATAAAATTAATTATAACGAAGGAACTATTTCTTTAAATAACCAGACTTATGAACTTAGTGATAAGCTTTTTCCTACAATAAATCCTGAAAAACCTTTTGAACTGACTCCTGAAGAAAGGAAATTAATTGATAAACTTCAGATATCATTCTTAAATAGTGATAAACTTCAAAAACATGTTCTATTTCTTTTCAATAAAGGAAGTATTTATTTAACTTATAATTCAAATCTTTTGTTTCATGGATGTATTCCTTTAAATAAGGACATGACTTTTAAAAGTATGATTTTAAATGGAGAATCTTATAAAGGCAAAGCTCTTTTAGATACATTTGACTGCCTTGCAAGAGAAGGATATTTTAGTAAACGAAATAGCTTAGAAAAGCAATATGGCATGGACATACTTTGGTATCTCTGGACTGGTGAATGCTCTTCATTATTTGGGAAAAAGGATATGGCTACTTTCGAAAGATACTTTATAAAAAATGAAGAAACACATATAGAAAAGAAGAATCCTTATTATGAATTTAGGGATTCTGAAGAAATGTGCAACATGATTTTCAAAGAATTTAACTTAAATCCATCCGAATCAAGAATCATTAATGGACATGTTCCTGTAAAAGATCGGTTTGGAGAAAGTCCTGTAAAATGTAACGGAAAACTTATAGTTATAGATGGTGGATTTGCAAAAGCTTATAGAAAAGAAACAGGAATCTCTGGATACACTCTAATTTATAATTCATATGGACTTCAGCTCATTTGCCATGAATCATTTAAATCTATTGAAGATGCTTTCAGTAAAGAAACGGATATTCATTCTTCTATGAGAATTGTAGAAAAGTTAGATAGAAAAAAAGTTGGTGATACTGATATTGGTAAAGATCTTAAAAATCAGATTAATGATTTAAAATTACTTCTTGACGCATATAGAAAAGGGCTTATCAATGAATTAATATAACTAAAAATAAGCTAGAATTAAAATGTTCTAGCTTATTTTCCCTGTTAATCAACTTAATATACTATAGGAAATTATCTTTTTAAATTTATATATTTAAAAGAATTTGTTATTTAAAACTCACACTTCTAAACTCTGTCTTATCACCTCTATGATGTGCAATTGAATATTCAAATGGCTGACCATTATCTAAAAAACCTACCTGTTCAACTTCTAAAATAGGCATCTTAGAATCTATCTCTAAATATTCCTTTTCAGAATCAGATGGTTCTATTGCCCGTATTGTCTTATGAGCACTCTTTATTTTAAGGCTTAATTCATTTTCAATATAGCTATAAACTGATTTATGTAATATATCATTCTTTATTCCTGGTATAACACCTATAGGCATATGTGTATATTCCACCACATGAGGTTCACCATCTGCGTATCTTACTCTTATTATGTAATATACAAAATCATCACATGTCATTTTTAATTTAGTAGCAATCTCTTCTGTAGGATGTACTACTTCAAATTTAATTATCTTAGATTCAACTTTTTTATCCTTATAGCTTTCAGTGAATCCACAAAATTGCTTTGACATACTGAATCCCTCTACATCTGAATTATCAAATGCTTTTACAAATGTTCCAGCACCTCTTCTCTTCACTACTAGGCCCTCTGAAACAAGTTCATCAACAGCTTTCTTTATTGTTATTCTGCTTACATCATAATATTCACACATTTCTTTTTCTAGCGGCAGCTGTTCATTTGGGTTGTATCTTCCATCAAGTATACCCTTCCTAATGTCTTCTGCAATTTCTTTATACTTTGACATCCATATGCACTCCCTTTTATTCATGTCTTAACCTAATTATAACACGTTTAAAAATAGTTAACATTACAATTAATAGTTCTTTAAATTAAATAAAATTGGAGGTATTACCTTTTCCCCCAATTTTACTTATTTTTTATATTAATTATTTTAGTACAACTTTTATTATGTTCTCTTCTTCTATTTTAACATCTGGAACATAACTTTTTAATAATGTAAATTTACCACACAGTTCATATTCTCCTAATGATGCAGGTATAAATATACTATCGCCCATTGATATCTTTTCTTCTCCACCATTATATTTTATAGTTCCTTCCCCATCAACACATGTGAATAAATAAAATCTATCTTCATCACTAGCTTCTTTAACAGAAGTATTAACTTCATATTTCTGAATTGTGAAATATTCTCCAAGACAAAGATATGTTTTGTCATATCCATCATTCTTTATTGTTATTCCTTGAGTATTTTCACCTTTAAGAGAAAAATCAATAACATCTAAAGCTTTTTCAACATGTATTTCTCTTCCTCTGTTATAATCATATACTCTATAAGTTGTATCACTACTTTGTTGTATTTCAGCAATAAGAATTCCTTCACAAATTGCATGAACCAAACCACTTTGAACATAGAAAAAGTCACCTTTTTTAACTGGTATCTTATTTAAATATTTATCTAAATTTCCATCTTCTATTGCTTTTTTAAATGTTTCCTTATCACAATCTTTTGTTCCAACTATTAATGATGCTCCTTCTTCTGCATCAACAACATACCATGCTTCAGTTTTTCCTAAATCATTCTCTACTCTCTTTGCATATTCATCATTAGGATGAACCTGAACTGACAGCTTATCTTTAGCTGTTATTAATTTAATAAGTAAAGGAAAATCTTCATCTGTGCTTATAGAATTTCCTAAAAGTTTATTCCCATATTCTTTAATGACTTCATCAAAACCTTTACCTTTTAATTCACCATTAGCAACTTTTCCAGTTCCATTTTTATGACACGCTATATCCCAGCTTTCACCAATTACTCCTTCTGGAACATTATTTCTGAATTTTTCTAAATCTTTTCCTCCCCATATTCTTTCATAATATAGGTTTTCAAACTTAATTGGATACATCTTATTCCCTCCATAACAACATCTAAAAGATTATTTTACTAACTCTATTTTAACATAAATATAAAATTCATTTACATATTTTATTTGCATAAAAAATTAAGACCTTTTAACTCAAACAAATTAAAGTTTTTATCAAAAGGTCTCATAACTAATTTTTTCAAGAATAACTTTAATACTATAATTTAAAATCCTTTATTTTCAACAACATCCTTAATCCATCTTCCAGATTTTTTTATAGTCTTTATTTGTCTAGCTAAATCAACTGCAATAAATCCATATCTGTTTTTGTATGCATTAGACCATGACCAACAGTCTATTGGAGTCCATGTATGATAGCCAAAACAATTTGAACCTTCTTCTATACCCTTATGAAGATATTCTAAATGTTCTT
This genomic interval carries:
- a CDS encoding fructose-bisphosphatase class III, producing MDTKNENLKYLKLLSKQYPSIASASTEIINLEAILNLPKGTEHFLADIHGESEQFVHVLRNGSGAIRRKIDELYNNSLLDSEKRSLATLVYYPEQKLEIVLKQEDNISDWYRINLYRLIELCRYVSSKYTRSKVRKALPKDFSYILEELLHEDSDSKNKHGYYDGIINTIIEIERAKEFITALCHLIQRFVIDRLHIIGDIFDRGPRPDIIIDTLIDYHSVDIQWGNHDILWMGAACGNTTSIANVLRIATRYSNLDIIEDIYGINILPLATFALEQYRDDPCTSFIPKNNDKNYGTSEIQLVAKMHKAITIIQFKLEYEIIKRRPEFKLDHRLLLDKINYNEGTISLNNQTYELSDKLFPTINPEKPFELTPEERKLIDKLQISFLNSDKLQKHVLFLFNKGSIYLTYNSNLLFHGCIPLNKDMTFKSMILNGESYKGKALLDTFDCLAREGYFSKRNSLEKQYGMDILWYLWTGECSSLFGKKDMATFERYFIKNEETHIEKKNPYYEFRDSEEMCNMIFKEFNLNPSESRIINGHVPVKDRFGESPVKCNGKLIVIDGGFAKAYRKETGISGYTLIYNSYGLQLICHESFKSIEDAFSKETDIHSSMRIVEKLDRKKVGDTDIGKDLKNQINDLKLLLDAYRKGLINELI
- a CDS encoding GntR family transcriptional regulator yields the protein MSKYKEIAEDIRKGILDGRYNPNEQLPLEKEMCEYYDVSRITIKKAVDELVSEGLVVKRRGAGTFVKAFDNSDVEGFSMSKQFCGFTESYKDKKVESKIIKFEVVHPTEEIATKLKMTCDDFVYYIIRVRYADGEPHVVEYTHMPIGVIPGIKNDILHKSVYSYIENELSLKIKSAHKTIRAIEPSDSEKEYLEIDSKMPILEVEQVGFLDNGQPFEYSIAHHRGDKTEFRSVSFK
- a CDS encoding type I phosphomannose isomerase catalytic subunit; translated protein: MYPIKFENLYYERIWGGKDLEKFRNNVPEGVIGESWDIACHKNGTGKVANGELKGKGFDEVIKEYGNKLLGNSISTDEDFPLLIKLITAKDKLSVQVHPNDEYAKRVENDLGKTEAWYVVDAEEGASLIVGTKDCDKETFKKAIEDGNLDKYLNKIPVKKGDFFYVQSGLVHAICEGILIAEIQQSSDTTYRVYDYNRGREIHVEKALDVIDFSLKGENTQGITIKNDGYDKTYLCLGEYFTIQKYEVNTSVKEASDEDRFYLFTCVDGEGTIKYNGGEEKISMGDSIFIPASLGEYELCGKFTLLKSYVPDVKIEEENIIKVVLK